The genomic segment GCAATCCCGGGGAGGTTTTGCGGAAAATCCCCTCCCCGGCGCAGGCAGCCGACCGGCACGCGCGCGTGCCGCGCGATCTGCCCGGCCACCGTCTCGACCGGGACCGGCGCGCCCTCGCTCTCGCTCACGACGATTCCAACAAGCGGGATGGCGTGCGCCCGCAGCGTCTCGACCGCCGTCAGCGCGTGGCTGATGGCGCCGAGATAGCTGCCGGACACGAGCAGCGCCGGGATCGCTTGAGATTTCAGCCAGTCGAGGCCGGTCGCGTCCTCGGTGATCGGGCTCATCAGGCCGCCGACGCCCTCGATCACCACGGTCTCACCGTCACCGGCCTCGGCCAGACGCGCGCCGCACCACGCGACAAGCTCAGGCAGCGCGAGGCTGCGCCCTTCGCGGGCGGCGGCGAGGTCGGGCGCGAGCGGCGCGATGAAACGCCAGGGCGAGCAGGCCTCGACCGTCTCGGACGTGATCGCGAGCTCCTGCGCCGCGAGCAGGCGCCCGGTGTCACTCTCCGCGAAATCGGGATGGTCCAGCGGGGGAACGCCGCTCGCGAGCGGCTTCAGCGCCCTTACCCGCCGGCCCTGGCCGCGCAGCCGTCGGACGAGGGCGGCGGTGGTGTAGGTCTTGCCGATCTCGGTGCCGGCGCCAACGACGAACAGGGCGGGCGGGGACATGGCGTGCGGATCGCTTGGCTACGAAAATGGCGTGGTCCCACCCGCGCCCTCATCCTGAGGTGCCCGCGACAGCGGGCCTCGAAGGATCGCTCAGTTCCCGCGCGATGTCCGGAACACCCATCGAGGCGGCTTCGCAGCACATCAGGATGAGGGCGTGAGTCGGAGCGACCGGGCCGGTCGCTCCGCTAGAGCCGTGCCCGACCACGTTGGGTCGGATCACGCCTCTATGCGTTTGTTGTGCCGCGCTTTCTTTCGACGAACCGGAACCCACTTCGTCGGAAAGCGCTCGAGCGCTACTTCTCGACGAAGGCCTTCTCGATCACGTAATGGGCCGCCTCGCCGTGGTTGCCCTCCTCGTAGCCGAGGCCGGTCAGCATCTCGCGGGTATCCTTGATCATCTCCGGCGAGCCGCAGAGCATGAAGCGGTCGTTCTCGATCGACATGTTCGGCAGGCCGATATCCTCGAACAGCTTGCCCGAGGTCATCAGGTCGGTGATCCGGCCGCGGTTGCGGAACGGCTCGCGGGTGACCGTCGGGTAGTAGATCAGCTGGTTGGCGATCATCTCGCCGAGGAACTCGTGCTTCGGCAGGGTCTCGGTGATGGTCTCGCCATAGGCCAGTTCCTGCACCTGACGGCAGCCGTGGACGAGCACGACCTTCTCGAAGCGGTCGTAGGTCTCCGGATCCTTGATGATCGACAGGAAGGGGGCGAGCCCCGTGCCGGTGCCGAGCAGGTAGAGGTTCTTGCCGGGCAGGAGGTTGTCGAGCACCAGCGTGCCGGTCGGCTTCTTGCCGATCATGATCGGATCGCCGACCTTGAGGTGCTGGAGCTTGCTCGTGAGCGGGCCGTTGGGCACCTTGATCGAGAAGAACTCCAGCTCCTCCTCGTAATTGGCCGACACCACCGAGTACGCGCGCAGCAGCGGCCGGCCCTCGACCTCGATGCCGATCATCGTGAACTCGCCGTTGCGGAAGCGGAACGAGGGATCGCGCGTCGTGCGGAAGGAGAAGAGCGTGTCGGTCCAGTGGTGGACGGAGAGGACGCGCTCCTCGTTGTACTTGCTCATCGGCCGCGGGTTTCCCGATTCTGGAAGCGTCGAAACGGGGCTCTTCTCGCAGTCGCAGCATCCGCGTCAAGACGCAGCGCTGCCACAGCGGTTGGAATGTGACTTAGCCTGGAACTGTTCTTGAATCCGGCGCATGCCTGCCCCGGCAGGAGCGCATCGCCGGAGAGGCTTACAGCGGCTTCAAGCCCGCCTCGATCTCCGCCCGGCGCGGTTCGAGGAAGGGCGGCAGCGCAAGACGCTCGCCGAGTGATTCCATCGTCTCGTCGGTGGCGAAGCCAGGCCCGTCGGTGGCGATCTCGAACAGGATGCCGTTCGGCTCGCGGAAATACAGGCTGCGGAAGTAGTAGCGATCCACGGGACCGCTGGAGGGGACGCGGCGCTGCTTCAACCGGTCGGCCCAGGCGTCGTAATCGGCGTCGGGGATGCGGAAGGCGACGTGGTGGACAGCGCCCGCGCCCTGGCGGGCCGGCGCGCCCGTCCCTTTGAGAAGCTGGACCTCCGCGGCGGGACCGCCCTCGCCGGTCTCGAACACCGTCACGTCGCCCTCGGGCAGCTCGAAGGTCCGGGCGCGGCGGAAACCGAGGATCTGCGTCAGCACCGCTTCGGTGCGCTCGGGCTGCGAGACGGTGAGGCGGATCGGGCCAAGGCCCCGGATCTGGTGCTCGGGCGGCACCGGGCTGCCCGCCCAGGGATGGGCTGGCCCCACGCCGCCATCATCCACGAGGCTGAGGCGCTGGCCCTCGCCGTCCTCGAAATCGAGGGTGAGGCGCCCGTCTCGCTCGATCGCCGGATGGTGGCTCACCCCCTGGCGGGCGAGATGCTCGCGCCACCAGTCGAAGCTTGCCGCTCCGCCGACGCGCAGCAGCGTGCGTGAGATGCTGTCGGTGCCGCGCCGCTCGGCGGGCGCCGGCCAGTCGAAGAAGGTGATGTCGGTGCCGGGCGAGGCGCGGCCGTCGGCGTAGAACAGGTGGTAGGCCGAGACGTCGTCCTGATTGACGGTCTTCTTCACGAGCCGGAGCCCCAGCACGCGGGTGTAGAAGGCGAGGTTGTCGGCCGCCTGCGCCGTGATGGCGGTGACGTGGTGGAGTCCGGTGAGCTGCATCGCTTGAGGCCTCGCGCGGTGAGCGGGTTCGGCCTCCCCAGATAGGGGTTTTGGGCGCGAGCCCAAGGCGCCCGGCTCACTCCGACATCGCCGGGCACACCAAACCGTTGGACTTTAGAAGAAAAAGGCCGGCGACGCGTCTCCGCGTGCCGGCCCCGGCCGTGATGAAATCGGTGAAAGGGCGCCTACAGCCCCGTGGGCCGCCCCGCGGCGACGACGAGCATCTTGCCGTCGCCGAGGGTGCGGGTGCCGGCCCGGCGAATGTCGGCCTGGGTCACGCTCGCCACGAGGTCGTTGCGGCGGGCGATGTAGTCCATGCCGAGACCCTCGAAGGCGATCTGCACCAGTTGGTTGGCGATCTTGGTCGAGGTGTCGAAGCCGAGCGCGTAGGAGCCGGTGAGATAGTCCTTGGCCTTCTGCAGCTCCTCGTCGGAGGGGCCGTCGGTGATGAGGCGCTGGATCTCGTCACCGATCACGTCGAGGGCCTCGACGACGCGCTCGTTCTTGGTGGCGGTGTAGCCCCAGGTCATGGCGACGGCGCGGTGCGAGGTCAGCGAGGTGCCGACCGAGTAGGCCAGGCCGCGCTTCTCGCGCACTTCCTGGAAGAGGCGCGAGGTGAAGGCGCCGCCGCCCAGGATGTGGTTCAGCACATAGGCCGGGATGAAGTCGGGGTCGCGCCACGCCACGCCCGGCATGCCGAAGCGGATCACCGATTGCGGCACGTCGAGATCGACGACGATGCGGCGGCCGAGTTCGTTGATCGCGGTCGGCGGAATGGCTTTGAGCGGGCCGGCCTCGGGCAGCGCGCCGAAGGCGCGAGCGATCATGCCGGTGATTGTCGCCTCGTCGAAGGCGCCCACAGCCGCGACCTTGAGGCTGCCGCGGCCGATCACGGCCCGGTGCAGGGCCACGAGGTCGTCGCGGGTGATCGCCGACAGGGTCTCGATGGTGCCCGACGAGGAGCGGCCGTAGGCGTGCCCCGGGAAGGCTTCGCGGAAGTAGCGGCGGGAGGCCAGCACGCCGGGATCGTTCTGCTGGTAGCGCAGGCTGGCGATCATCTGCGCCCGTACGCGCTCGATCGAGGGCTGATCGA from the Methylorubrum extorquens genome contains:
- a CDS encoding putative dioxygenase/glyoxalase family protein (Evidence 3 : Putative function from multiple computational evidences; Product type e : enzyme), with amino-acid sequence MQLTGLHHVTAITAQAADNLAFYTRVLGLRLVKKTVNQDDVSAYHLFYADGRASPGTDITFFDWPAPAERRGTDSISRTLLRVGGAASFDWWREHLARQGVSHHPAIERDGRLTLDFEDGEGQRLSLVDDGGVGPAHPWAGSPVPPEHQIRGLGPIRLTVSQPERTEAVLTQILGFRRARTFELPEGDVTVFETGEGGPAAEVQLLKGTGAPARQGAGAVHHVAFRIPDADYDAWADRLKQRRVPSSGPVDRYYFRSLYFREPNGILFEIATDGPGFATDETMESLGERLALPPFLEPRRAEIEAGLKPL
- the pqqG gene encoding putative protease (Evidence 3 : Putative function from multiple computational evidences; Product type e : enzyme) produces the protein MNLAETGTRTATSPTQALPLAAAPGIEAWHVASPVVPMIALSFTFEGGAAQDAEGKAGTAQMMARLLDEGAGDLDSDAFQEALAARAIELSFHTGPDSIGGSLKTLLTHADEAIRLLALSLAEPRFDQPSIERVRAQMIASLRYQQNDPGVLASRRYFREAFPGHAYGRSSSGTIETLSAITRDDLVALHRAVIGRGSLKVAAVGAFDEATITGMIARAFGALPEAGPLKAIPPTAINELGRRIVVDLDVPQSVIRFGMPGVAWRDPDFIPAYVLNHILGGGAFTSRLFQEVREKRGLAYSVGTSLTSHRAVAMTWGYTATKNERVVEALDVIGDEIQRLITDGPSDEELQKAKDYLTGSYALGFDTSTKIANQLVQIAFEGLGMDYIARRNDLVASVTQADIRRAGTRTLGDGKMLVVAAGRPTGL
- the bioD gene encoding Dethiobiotin synthetase (Dethiobiotin synthase) (DTB synthetase) (DTBS) (Evidence 2b : Function from indirect experimental evidences (e.g. phenotypes); PubMedId : 11259647; Product type e : enzyme), which translates into the protein MSPPALFVVGAGTEIGKTYTTAALVRRLRGQGRRVRALKPLASGVPPLDHPDFAESDTGRLLAAQELAITSETVEACSPWRFIAPLAPDLAAAREGRSLALPELVAWCGARLAEAGDGETVVIEGVGGLMSPITEDATGLDWLKSQAIPALLVSGSYLGAISHALTAVETLRAHAIPLVGIVVSESEGAPVPVETVAGQIARHARVPVGCLRRGGDFPQNLPGIA
- the fpr gene encoding ferredoxin--NADP+ reductase (Evidence 2a : Function from experimental evidences in other organisms; PubMedId : 8034707, 9865948; Product type e : enzyme), with amino-acid sequence MSKYNEERVLSVHHWTDTLFSFRTTRDPSFRFRNGEFTMIGIEVEGRPLLRAYSVVSANYEEELEFFSIKVPNGPLTSKLQHLKVGDPIMIGKKPTGTLVLDNLLPGKNLYLLGTGTGLAPFLSIIKDPETYDRFEKVVLVHGCRQVQELAYGETITETLPKHEFLGEMIANQLIYYPTVTREPFRNRGRITDLMTSGKLFEDIGLPNMSIENDRFMLCGSPEMIKDTREMLTGLGYEEGNHGEAAHYVIEKAFVEK